Part of the Rhodopirellula islandica genome is shown below.
TTGCCCAGCAGGTTTTCACGGAAACGACCTTGTTTCCCCTTGATCATGTCGGTCAAGGATTTCAGCGGTCGGTTGGACGACCCCAGGACGGGACGCTTGCAGCGGTTGTTGTCAAACAACGCATCGACCGATTGTTGCAGCATTCGCTTTTCGTTGCGAATGATGACTTCGGGAGCGTTCAGATCGACCAGTTTTCGCAACCGGTTGTTGCGGTTGATGATCCGACGATACAGGTCATTGAGGTCCGACGTTGCAAAGTTGCCGCTGTCCAGCAGCACCAAGGGACGCAAGTCGGGAGGAATGACAGGAATGACGTCGAGCACCATCCACTCGGGGCGGTTGTCGCTGTCACGGATCGACTCCACGATCTTCAGGCGGTTGATCAGGTCCTTCTTCTTTTGCTTGCTGCCGGTTTCAGCCAAATCAACTCGCAGTTGATCGGACAGCGTGACCAGGTCCAGCTTGTTCAGCAGGTCGCGAACCGCTTCGGCGCCCATGTCGGCTTGGAAGCTGCCGGTGCCGTATTGTTGACGGGCGGCACGGTACTCTTCTTCCGTGAGGAGCTGCAGGATTTCCAGGTCGGTGTCCTTGGGATCCGTGACCACGTAATCCTGGAAGTAGATGACCTTTTCCAGCGAGCTGGTTTTCATCGCGAGCAGGTTGCCCAATCGCGACGGCATGGCTTTGAAGAACCAAATGTGAACGACGGGAGCGGCCAGTTCGATGTGCCCCATGCGTTTCCGACGCACGCGGCTGTGAGTGACCTTCACGCCGCAACGGTCGCAGATCATTCCTTTGTACTTCATCCCACGGTATTTGCCGCAGGCACATTCCCAGTCCTTTTCAGGGCCAAAGATGCGTTCGCAGAACAGACCGTCTTTTTCGGGACGGTAGGTTCGGTAGTTGATCGTTTCGGGTTTTTTAACCTCACCGAACGACCAGGCCTTGATGTCTTGTGGTCGTGCCAACGAGATACGGACGGAGGCGTAATCGTTGATGCGATCGTAGTTGCTGGTTTCGCCAATGGACATTCTGAGAAGCTCCTAGCTATTAGCAGTTCGCTGCTAGCTCTTTTGCTGGTGCAATGGATGTTGGGAAGAAGGTCGGAAGACGGGGGTGAGTCATTCTTCTGACGCTTGAGTTCGAAAACCGGGCGAGTTCGAGAAACAGCCGTGTCTCGGGTTCGCCCGTTCAGGCCAGCGTGATGCTGGCCCGAACAACCAAAGCCACTGGCTCAAGGCCAGTGGCAAATGGCTTCCTTAGATCGGTCGTTTCTCGAGTTGCATGTTCAGGGCCAAGCCGCGGATTTCGTTGGTCAACACGTCGAAGCTGGCTGGTGTGCCTGCCTCCAGGGTGTTTTCTCCCTTGACCATCGATTCGTAGATCTTGGTTCGACCTTCCACATCATCGGATTTCACCGTCAGCAGTTCTTGCAGGATGTAAGCGGCACCGTATGCCTCCAACGCCCAAACTTCCATCTCGCCGAAGCGTTGGCCGCCGAAGCGAGCCTTGCCGCCGAGTGGTTGCTGAGTGATCAACGAGTAAGGTCCGGTGCTGCGTGCGTGGACTTTGTCGTCGACCAAGTGGTGAAGCTTCAACATGTAGATGTAGCCAACCGTGGTTTCTTGCTCCATCGCCTCACCCGTTCGACCATCGGTCAAACGAATCTTTCCGTGAGCAGGCAAACCGGCTTCGGCCAAGCAGTCGTTGATTTCCGATTCGCTGGCACCGTCAAAAATCGGTGTGAGTGCTTGGAAGCCAAGCTTGGCTCCCGCCCAACCCAAGTGCGTTTCCAAAATCTGACCCACGTTCATCCGACTGGGAACTCCCAGCGGGTTGAGCATGATTTGAATCGGTGTTCCATCTGGCAAGAACGGCATGTCTTCAATCGGAAGGATCTTCGCGATCACACCCTTGTTCCCGTGCCGACCCGCCATCTTGTCACCGACGCTGATTGTTCGCTTGGTCGCGATGTAAATCTTGACCATCTGCAGCACGCCCGAGCGAAGTTCATCGCCTCGCTTCATGCTGTTCAATCGGCGATCGCGTTCGTCGATGGCTTGTTCGACGTTTTGCCATTGAGTTTGGTGAACCTTCTCAGCAGCCTTGCGTTTTTCTTCGTCTTCGATTTGTTCGAGGACGAGTTCCAAGCGGAAGCTGGTGGCTCGCTCGGCAACGAACTTCGGATCTTGTCCGTCGGCCAGGGGAGTGCCAGTCGAATCCTTCAGTTTGGTTTCGGCGGCTTCTTCCAGGTCGCGAATCAACGACTCAAACGTGCTGGCAATTTCTTCGTTGCCTTCCGTTTCGTGTTGTTTCAGTTCGCGTTCGAACTCCTTCCGCTCGTCTTCGCCCAGGCTCATTCGGCGGCTGAATTTATGCGTGTCGATCACGATGCCTTCGATGCCCGATGGCACTTCCAGCGAATCGTTCTTCACGTCTTCTCCAGCACGGCCGAAGATGGCGTGCAGAAGTTTTTCTTCTGGGGTCAGCTCGGTCTTGCTCTTTGGTGAAACCTTGCCGACCAAGATGTCGCCAGGCTTCACGTAAGTACCGACCTGAACGATTCCGGTGTCGTCCAAGTTCCGAAGAGCTTTTTCGGAGACGTTCGGGATGTCTCGGGTGAATTCTTCGCGGCCCAATTTGGTTTCGCGAATTTCAACGTCGAAATCTTCGATGTGGATCGAGGTGTACGTGTCGTTCCGCACCAGCTCTTCGCTGATGATGATCGCATCCTCGTAGTTGAATCCGTCGAACGACATGAAGCCGACCAGAACGTTTCGTCCGAGTGCCAATTCACCTTTTTGAGTGGCGGCCCCGTCAGCGATGATCTGGCCCTTTTCGACCTTGTCACCCACCATGACGAGTGGCTTTTGGTTTTGGCAGGTTCGTTCGTTGAGCCCTTGGTACTTCTTCATTGCGTAGTGATCGCTGCCGATTTCGATGCGAGTCGCATCGCAGTAGGTCACTTTGCCGGCGCGTCGAGCACGCACAACCATGGCACTGTTCTTCGCGACTTCTCGCTCCATTCCGGTCCCGACAATCGGTGGTTCGGTGACCAGCAAAGGAACGGCTTGCCGCTGCATGTTGGATCCCATCAAAGCACGGTTGGCATCATCGTGCTCGAGGAAAGGAATCAAGCCAGCCGAGACACCCACCATCTGAGCAGGAGCCACGTCCATGAAGGAAACCTGTTCCGGCATCACGATCTCGAAGTCGCTACGGAAGCGAGCGATCATGTTGGGGCCAGGAACCAGGGCACCGTCTTTGACTTCGGTGTCGGCAGGTGCGACGTACGACTCGCCTTCTTCGTCGGCACGCAACCAAACGACTTCGTCGCTGACTTTGCCGTCAACCACTTTGCGATAAGGCGTGCAGAGGAATCCGTAATCGTCAACGCCGGCGTAGATGGCCAGCGAGCTGATCAGGCCGATGTTCGTGCCTTCGGGCGTTTCAATCGGACAGATTCGCCCGTAGTGAGAAATGTGAACGTCACGGACTTCAAAGCCAGCCCGTTTGCGGTTCAGACCACCAGGGCCGAGAGCTGACAAGCGGCGTTCGTGTGCCAGTTGCGACAGTGGGTTCGTCTGGTCAACGACCTGCGAGAGTTCGCCACGACCGAAGAAGAAATCGATCGCTGCGGAAACGCTCTTGGGATTGATCAACGAACGCGGTGTCATGTCTTGAGCGTCTTTGACACTCATGCGTTCTTGAACCGTGCGACGCAGTTTCAAGAAACCCTTGCGGAGCTCTTCGCTGGCCAGTTCGTCGATCGTACGCAAACGACGGTTGCCCAGGTGGTCAATGTCGTCGATCTCGGCACCGCTGTCCGCATCGAACAAGTCGATCAGGTAGCGGATCGCGGCGATCATGTCGTCCGGACGCAAGGTCATGACGGTCTCTTCGACGCCCAAATCGAGTTTGCGATTGAGGCGGAAACGACCGACTTTGCCCAACCGATAACGATTGTCGTCGTAGAACTTCTCTTGGAAGAGCGTGCGTGCTTTTTCCAATTGAGGCGGGTTGCCTGGGCGCAAACGCTGGTAGATCCGCAGCAACGCTTCTTCGTGGCTGGCCGTGTTGTCGTCGGCCAGGGTGTTGAAGATCAACGGAACCTTCGGCAGGTCCATCGCTTCGACGGAGGTCACGCCCGCGTTGCAGATCGTTTCCGACAATTCGGTGGTGATCTTGTAGCCGGCTTCCACGATGATTTCGCCAGCACGCTCGTGGCCGCTGGGGTAAACGACATCGTCGACGGCGATCTTGTTTTCGATCTTGGGCGCGTCCTTGCCACCGTTCACCTTGATGGTGCCGGTTTCGTAGAACGCCGACAGCAGATCCGCATCGGTGCTGTACTTGGGATCCATCGCACGCAGCAACATGGTGGCGGCAAACTTGCCGCTTTGGTCAATGCGGACGGTCAACGCGTCTTTCTTGGTGACGTTGACTTCGATCCAAGACCCACGTTCGGGGATCACGCGGCACGATGGCAATTTGCGATCGGTCGTCGTGTCTTGTTCCAGCACGAAGTCGACACCAGGGCTGCGGTGCAGCTGCGAAACGACGACACGCTCGGCACCGTTGATGATGAACTCACCACCGCCCAGCATGATCGGCAGGTCGCCCAGGTAGACTTCCTCTTCGATGGGTTCTTCGCGGTTCAGACGCAACCAAATTCGCAGCGGTCGACCATAGGTCAAACGCAGCTGACGGCATTCCTGAATCGTGTAACGAGGTTTCCCCAGCTCGTAATACAGGTACTCCAGCGTCGTGTTCCCGTCGTAACTGGCGATCGGGAAGATTTCCCTCAAGACGGACTCCAGCCCGTGATCTTTGCGAGCGTTGCTGGCCGCATCTTCTTGCAAAAATGCCGCGTAGGACACTGTTTGCAGGGCGGTCAGGTCGGGCAAATCGAACTGGCCCAAGCCGGTGCCGAATTTGCGAATCGAGGTGGGTTCGAGGCGACGCTGAGTCGTAGTTGCCATCGTGAGTGGGAGCTCCTTCGCGGGGAAGAACAAAAGCACCAACACAGCCCGGAATCCGCCCACACATTGTTTGGAGCTTGATTCTTCGAAACTGCATCGATGAGATGACGAAATTGGTTCGAGAGAACTCCGAGGGTGCAACGCCGTTCGCTAGAAAGTTCCGCCTTCTTTTGCCAATCAAAAATTCGATGGAATCGAAGTTTCAATCGCGGCACTCGCTCCAAAACGCACTCTGAGAACGAAATTCAAATCGTGAAACCCATTGCCAACAAACGAATCCGTTCGAGGGAATTGGCTTCGCGAATCACAATCGCGAGTAGAATGGAGGGAACGTAACTCTTATCTCACAAAGGACTTCGTGAGGTAAAAGTCATTGCCGAAAACAGAAAGACAGAACGAATACAGACGCGTCACGCAACACCGGGCCGAAGATCACTTTCGAAACTTTAACGATTGATCTTGCATCCGCAAAGGGCAACCAAACGAATTTTGGTCTGGTTTATGCTCAGAGCGGACTTGGCGGCAGAAAAGAGGGGCGAGCGTCCGCGGCCGGGCACGTCCTGTACCCGGCCCGTGAAGCCGTCGTGAACAATCGATCCAAAACCTGATTTGCACGAAAATGTCGCGAAAAACAAAGGTTCTGGGGCAATTCATCAACGATGTCAGCCCGTGGCCGCAAGCTGACCGCGTCCGGCTCCACGCTAGGCGAACTCGCGGAGGTCTGGATAAGCCTACGTGCATTGGTGGGCCGGTCAACATCTGATTC
Proteins encoded:
- the rpoB gene encoding DNA-directed RNA polymerase subunit beta produces the protein MATTTQRRLEPTSIRKFGTGLGQFDLPDLTALQTVSYAAFLQEDAASNARKDHGLESVLREIFPIASYDGNTTLEYLYYELGKPRYTIQECRQLRLTYGRPLRIWLRLNREEPIEEEVYLGDLPIMLGGGEFIINGAERVVVSQLHRSPGVDFVLEQDTTTDRKLPSCRVIPERGSWIEVNVTKKDALTVRIDQSGKFAATMLLRAMDPKYSTDADLLSAFYETGTIKVNGGKDAPKIENKIAVDDVVYPSGHERAGEIIVEAGYKITTELSETICNAGVTSVEAMDLPKVPLIFNTLADDNTASHEEALLRIYQRLRPGNPPQLEKARTLFQEKFYDDNRYRLGKVGRFRLNRKLDLGVEETVMTLRPDDMIAAIRYLIDLFDADSGAEIDDIDHLGNRRLRTIDELASEELRKGFLKLRRTVQERMSVKDAQDMTPRSLINPKSVSAAIDFFFGRGELSQVVDQTNPLSQLAHERRLSALGPGGLNRKRAGFEVRDVHISHYGRICPIETPEGTNIGLISSLAIYAGVDDYGFLCTPYRKVVDGKVSDEVVWLRADEEGESYVAPADTEVKDGALVPGPNMIARFRSDFEIVMPEQVSFMDVAPAQMVGVSAGLIPFLEHDDANRALMGSNMQRQAVPLLVTEPPIVGTGMEREVAKNSAMVVRARRAGKVTYCDATRIEIGSDHYAMKKYQGLNERTCQNQKPLVMVGDKVEKGQIIADGAATQKGELALGRNVLVGFMSFDGFNYEDAIIISEELVRNDTYTSIHIEDFDVEIRETKLGREEFTRDIPNVSEKALRNLDDTGIVQVGTYVKPGDILVGKVSPKSKTELTPEEKLLHAIFGRAGEDVKNDSLEVPSGIEGIVIDTHKFSRRMSLGEDERKEFERELKQHETEGNEEIASTFESLIRDLEEAAETKLKDSTGTPLADGQDPKFVAERATSFRLELVLEQIEDEEKRKAAEKVHQTQWQNVEQAIDERDRRLNSMKRGDELRSGVLQMVKIYIATKRTISVGDKMAGRHGNKGVIAKILPIEDMPFLPDGTPIQIMLNPLGVPSRMNVGQILETHLGWAGAKLGFQALTPIFDGASESEINDCLAEAGLPAHGKIRLTDGRTGEAMEQETTVGYIYMLKLHHLVDDKVHARSTGPYSLITQQPLGGKARFGGQRFGEMEVWALEAYGAAYILQELLTVKSDDVEGRTKIYESMVKGENTLEAGTPASFDVLTNEIRGLALNMQLEKRPI